A single window of Dendropsophus ebraccatus isolate aDenEbr1 chromosome 5, aDenEbr1.pat, whole genome shotgun sequence DNA harbors:
- the HIKESHI gene encoding protein Hikeshi, translated as MFGCLVAGRLVQTDAQQIAEDKFVFNLPDYESINHVVVFMLGTIPFPERMGGSVYISYPDHSGMPVWQLLGFITNEKPSAIFKISGLKSGEGTQHPFGAMSVPQTPSVAQIGISVELLEQLAQQTPVANAAVSTVDSFTQFTQKMLDNFYNFASSFAVTQAQMTPNPTEVFIPSNVILKWYENFQRRLAQNPFFWKT; from the exons ATGTTCGGCTGCCTGGTGGCGGGGAGGCTG GTGCAGACAGATGCCCAGCAGATAGCCGAGGATAAGTTTGTCTTTAACCTGCCTGACTATGAAAGCATCAACCATGTGGTGGTGTTCATGCTGGGGACTATCCCCTTCCCAGAGAGAATGGGGGGATCTGTGTACATCTCCTACCCTGATCACAGCGGCATGCCTGTCTGGCAGCTACTCGGCTTCATCACAAATGAAAAACCCAGCGCCATATTCAAGATCTCCGGCTTGAAGTCTG GAGAAGGGACGCAGCATCCATTTGGAGCAATGAGTGTACCACAGACGCCTTCAGTAGCGCAGATTGGGATCTCTGTGGAGTTGCTGGAACAGTTGGCACAGCAGACTCCAGTAGCCAATGCAGCGGTGTCTACTGTGGACTCCTTCACTCAG TTCACCCAGAAAATGCTGGACAACTTCTATAACTTTGCTTCATCATTTGCTGTGACTCAGGCACAGATGACCCCCAACCCTACAGAAGTCTTCATACCATCCAACGTTATTCTCAAGTG GTATGAGAACTTTCAGCGGCGCCTAGCACAGAACCCGTTCTTCTGGAAGACGTAA